One Aegilops tauschii subsp. strangulata cultivar AL8/78 chromosome 7, Aet v6.0, whole genome shotgun sequence genomic window carries:
- the LOC109772654 gene encoding basic blue protein: MLAQGRGSATTALVAGVVLLCVFLPITGAAAMARQAPRTYVVGDDKGWGRDLNSWWPKDKTFYAGDVLVFKYDKELHDVTVLGGKGYQRCEVPRHSSKSWVMRTGNDQVTLRRGNNYFICGLPGHCDKNMKLAIKAW, encoded by the exons ATGCTGGCTCAGGGAAGAGGAAGTGCGACCACCGCTCTGGTCGCGGGCGTCGTGCTCCTGTGCGTGTTCCTTCCAATCACCGGCGCGGCCGCGATGGCGCGGCAGGCGCCGAGGACGTACGTGGTCGGCGACGACAAAGGCTGGGGTCGCGACCTCAACTCATGGTGGCCGAAGGACAAGACCTTCTACGCCGGCGACGTGCTCG TGTTCAAGTACGACAAGGAGCTCCACGACGTGACGGTGCTGGGCGGCAAGGGGTACCAGCGGTGCGAGGTGCCGAGGCACAGCAGCAAGAGCTGGGTGATGCGCACCGGGAACGACCAGGTCACGCTGCGCAGGGGCAACAACTACTTCATCTGCGGCCTGCCGGGCCACTGCGACAAGAACATGAAGCTCGCCATCAAGGCCTGGTAG
- the LOC109772649 gene encoding HIPL1 protein translates to MSSIDCLANPDLWSTPASSGLHKVVGPISDRSKFPSSPPSRGTMRSSSMATAILSIAAVVLLLAVQDSHGAKLCMDSTFPRAVNGSLSFCGYNGTACCNTTDDAAVRRQFAAMNISGTPCGDLVKSILCARCNPYAGELFTVRTSPRTVPLLCNSTGVSSRVSGVAAATGYCAKVWDTCKDVSIPGSPFQPPKGGASAPKLAEVWESEGDFCGALGGESICFDGEAAAFNATRVVPPVNGMCLERVSNGSYLNMAAHPDGSNRVFLSNQAGKVFLATVPPQGSGKPLELDVANPFLDITDEVHFDNEFGLLGMAFHPDFEKNGRFFVSYSCDKTQSASCSGRCACNSDIGCDPSKLGADNGAQPCQYQSVIAEYTANSSSGSPSKATSANPTEARRIMTLGLPFTTHHGGQILFSPGDGYMYFMMGDGGSVGDPWNFAQNKGTLLGKIIRIDVNNMPSGNNTPSWGNYGIPKDNPFSMDPKFAPEVFAMGFKNPWRCSFDSTKPSYFFCADVGQSLYEEVDLVVNGGNYGWRVFEGPQSYPALSTPGGNTSVDSINAILPVMGYAHNTVNNNVGSASIIGGYVYRSMTNPCLNGRYIYADLYAQSMWSGIETPENSGVYNVTPLTFGCSKTSPILCDVAAKSPLPSLGYIFSFGEDNAKDLYLLTSKGVYRVVDPSSCNYACPIKSSTQEGVPPPTSSPSSAFNAQTSTVPMTLLAGVLLVLLSLGF, encoded by the exons ATGTCGTCCATTGATTGCCTTGCTAATCCCGATCTTTGGTCAACTCCTGCCTCCTCAGGCCTCCATAAAGTCGTCGGCCCCATTTCTGACCGGAGCAAGTTTCCATCTTCTCCTCCTTCCCGAGGCACCATGAGGTCATCGTCGATGGCGACCGCGATACTATCCATCGCCGCCGTTGTCCTCCTGCTCGCCGTCCAGGACAGCCATGGCGCGAAACTGTGCATGGACTCGA CGTTCCCAAGGGCGGTCAACGGGTCCCTTTCCTTCTGCGGCTACAACGGCACTGCTTGCTGCAACACGACGGACGACGCCGCTGTCCGGAGGCAGTTTGCCGCCATGAACATCTCAGGCACGCCGTGCGGCGACCTCGTCAAGTCTATCCTTTGCGCG AGATGCAACCCGTACGCCGGCGAGCTCTTCACCGTCCGGACAAGCCCTCGGACGGTGCCACTGCTATGCAACAGCACCGGCGTGTCGAGCCGTGTCAGCGGCGTGGCCGCGGCGACGGGGTACTGCGCGAAGGTGTGGGATACCTGCAAGGACGTGTCCATCCCGGGGTCGCCGTTCCAGCCGCCCAAGGGCGGCGCATCGGCGCCGAAGCTCGCCGAGGTGTGGGAGTCAGAGGGCGACTTCTGCGGCGCGCTGGGCGGCGAGTCCATCTGCTTCGACGGTGAGGCCGCGGCGTTCAATGCGACCCGCGTCGTGCCACCGGTGAACGGTATGTGTCTGGAGCGCGTCAGCAACGGCTCGTACCTCAACATGGCGGCGCACCCGGACGGCTCCAACCGCGTGTTCCTCAGCAACCAGGCCGGCAAGGTATTCCTTGCCACCGTGCCGCCGCAGGGCTCCGGCAAGCCGCTGGAGCTGGACGTGGCCAACCCGTTCCTCGACATTACCGACGAGGTGCACTTCGACAACGAGTTCGGCCTCCTCGGCATGGCCTTCCACCCGGACTTCGAGAAGaacggccggttcttcgtctcctACAGCTGCGACAAAACGCAATCGGCATCGTGCTCTGGCAGGTGCGCCTGCAACTCAGACATCGGCTGTGACCCGTCCAAGCTCGGCGCCGACAACGGCGCGCAGCCCTGCCAGTACCAGAGCGTGATCGCCGAGTACACCGCCAATTCGTCCTCCGGCTCGCCTTCGAAG GCGACCTCTGCAAACCCGACGGAGGCGAGGCGGATCATGACGCTCGGGCTGCCGTTCACGACCCATCACGGTGGGCAGATCCTCTTCAGCCCGGGAGACGGCTACATGTACTTCATGATGGGCGACGGCGGCAGCGTCGGCGACCCATGGAACTTCGCGCAGAACAAGGGGACCCTGCTCGGGAAGATCATCCGGATCGACGTCAACAACATGCCAA GTGGTAACAACACTCCTAGTTGGGGCAACTACGGTATCCCCAAGGACAACCCGTTCTCCATGGACCCAAAGTTCGCGCCAGAGGTCTTCGCCATGGGTTTCAAGAACCCGTGGCGTTGCAGCTTCGACTCCACGAAGCCGTCCTACTTCTTCTGCGCCGATGTCGGCCAG TCTTTGTATGAGGAAGTCGACCTAGTGGTAAATGGTGGGAACTACGGGTGGCGCGTGTTCGAGGGCCCCCAGTCATACCCGGCACTGTCAACTCCCGGTGGGAACACCTCGGTCGACTCCATCAACGCCATCTTGCCGGTCATGGGTTACGCCCACAACACTGTCAACAACAATGTTGGCTCTGCCTCCATCATCGGCGGCTACGTCTACCGCTCCATGACTAACCCATGCCTCAACGGCAG GTACATTTACGCGGACTTGTATGCACAGTCCATGTGGTCAGGGATCGAGACGCCGGAGAACAGTGGGGTGTACAATGTGACGCCGCTGACATTCGGCTGCTCCAAGACGTCACCAATCCTGTGTGATGTCGCGGCCAAGAGCCCGCTGCCGTCATTGGGCTACATCTTCTCCTTTGGCGAAGACAACGCCAAGGACTTATACTTGCTTACCAGCAAGGGAGTGTACAGGGTGGTCGACCCTAGCAGTTGCAACTACGCATGCCCAATCAAGAGCTCCACGCAGGAAGGGGTGCCCCCGCCTACCTCGTCGCCAAGCTCGGCATTCAATGCGCAAACTTCCACCGTACCAATGACGTTGTTGGCAGGAGTGTTGCTTGTCTTGCTGAGCTTGGGCTTTTGA